The Deltaproteobacteria bacterium genome segment TTCGCCGCGGCCATCGCGTCGGCCAGCACGTCCGCGTTGAACGCGCGCGAGTTCACGGCGACGACTTCGGCGCCGACGCCGATGCCGGCGCGAGCGAGGGGCGAGCCGGGCACGAGGTCGGCGACTTTGGCCTCGCCCGATAGGTAGGCGCCGAGCGAGTCGAGCAGGTTCAGCGCGCCCTCGGATTCGGCGGCGCAGGCCTCGCCGAGTGCGTTCGGCTCCTCGCTGTAGACGAGCTTCCAGCCGGCAGCTTCGATGCCTTCGAGCGGCGCGCCCGGGCGTAGCCCGTCGATGCGCTGCGCGAAGAACGCCTCCCAGTCGCGCGGCGCGACTTCGTTCAGCGCAGCGACGAGCTCGGCGCGCGTGTACGGCTTCACCTCGGGACCACCGCTCGTGGCGCCGCCGAAGAACGCGCGCGCGAAGTCGTCTAGGGACTTGGCGCCGCTCGTCTGCGCGCGAATCAGCGCGTCGGCCTCGAGCCACACGAGCGCGCCTTCGCTGTAGAAGTCCACGCCGCGGCGCCAGCTCGAGCCCTCCCAGCGCGCGCCGAACAGGTGCTGCACCTCGCGCGCGGTATCGACGAGCGGTCGCCACTCGCGGCCCTTCGTGTAAGCGAGGCCCGCCGCGATCCACGCGAGGCTGTCGCGTTCCTGCTCGGGCGTCACGAGCCCCGCGCGCGCGGCGAGCACTTCGGCCCAATAACTCGTGAGGCCCTCGTACACCCACAGCAAGTCGCCTTCCATCGGCGTCGTGAAATCGCGCGCTGCGAGGCCGGCGGGGCGGCGGTACTTCGCGTTCCACGAGTGCACGAACTCGTGCGGGAGGAGCCACGCGCCCGAGAGCGTGCTCGCCTCCTCGAGGAACGTGCGCTCGGGGAGGCGGTTGTCGCTCGACTCGTGGTGCTCGAGCCCGAAGTGCGCGACGTGATCGGAGAGCGCGAGCAGGAAGTCGTAGCGGCGATAGTGATGCGCCCCGAACAGCGCATGCGTCTCGGGCACGAGGCGCGCGAGCGCCGCGAGCGTCTCGGGCTTCAGCGCGAGCGCGGCTTCGCTGTCGGCCATCAGGTGAAGCACGTGCTCGGGCGCGCCAGCGGGCGCCGCGAGCGGAATCGGTCGGTAGTGCGCGCCCGCGAGCAGCGGCGAATCGACGAGCGTCTCCAGCGAGACGGGCGCGTACTTCACGCGATGGCCGCGCTTCTCCGTGATGCGCAGCGCCGTCGCCGCTTCCCAGCCCGCGGGCGGCTCGATCTGCGGCTCGAGCTGCAGCGCTGCCGGCCGCTCGCCATCCGGGTAGAGCAGCACGGTGTTCCAAGCGAGCATCGCGAGCTTCGCGGAGGTCGAGGGCGCGTTCGTGAAGCCGTCGCCCCTCGAAGGCGCGAGATAGTCGAGCGCCACGTCGATGCGCGTCACACCTGCGGGCACCGTCACGCGGAAGAGGTGCAGGTCGACCGAGTCGCGTTGCCACGCGAGCGCCTGCTTGCCCGCCGTGATGCGCAGGCCCGCCATGTCGACCACGGGACCGCTCGGCGAGTGCTCGCCGGGCAGCCACTTCGCATAGCGCAGCGCGAGCGGTCCACTCGTTACGGGAATCGTCTCGCGCGCGCGCAGGATGCGCTGGGGCGCCTCGCGCAGGTCGACCGTGAGACGGATCGGCTCCGCGCTCGCCGCGCCGAGGGTGGTCAGGAACGCGGCGAACAGGAACGCGATCAGTTGCACAGGCTCACTCCATTCGCGCTCTCGCGAGCGCCTTCACGTCGCGAAACGAGACCAGCTTCCCCGCCACCTCGTCCCACAAACCGAGCCGAAAACAGCGAATCGCTTCGCCGAGCGCCAGTCGGTTCAGCTCGGCGAGCTCGGGATGCGCCTCGATGCAGGCCCGCAGCCGGTAGTTGGGAATGCGCGGACACAGGTGGTGGACGTGGTGAATGCCGGTGTGCCCTGTGAACCACTCGAGCAGGCGCGGCAGCGCGAGGTACGACGAGCCGAGCAGGCTCGCATCGCGGTGACGCCAGTCGGGCGGCTCGGCCCAATAACCGTTCTCGAAGTTGTGGTGGACGTAGAAGAGCGCGACGCCCGCGGCGGCGGCGAGCGTCATGGTGGGCAGGTAGATCCAGAGGAATTCGCCGAAGCCGAGCGTCGCGTGAATCGCGAGCCCGAGCGCGAGCAGCGCCGCGTTCATGCCGAGAATGCTCAGCCGCGCCTCGCGCGCGGGCTCGGGCAGATTGAACGGCAGGCGGAAGCGCAGATAGAACTGCCACGACGGCCCGACGCCTAACAACCCGAGCGGATGCCGGTAGACGCGGTAGGCGAGTCGGCCGAGCCACGACATCTCGCTGAACTCGCGCGCGGTGAACACGTCGATCTCGCCGATGCCGCGCTTGTCGAGCCGGCCGATCGTGGCGTGGTGCGTCGCGTGCGCGCTGCGCCAGTACGCGTAGGGCACGAGGCTGATCACGCTGAGCGCGCGCCCGGTCCAATCGTTCGCGGCGCGCGAGTGGAAGAAGGCGCCGTGGCCGCAGTCGTGCTGGATCGAGAACAGGCGCAGCGCGAAGCCCGCAGCCGGAATCGCGAGCACGAGGCTCGCCCAACGACTCGTGTCCGCGAGCTGCCACATCGCGACGAAGAGCGCGAAGAACGCCGCGAGGTTGCCCGCGAGCTGCGCCGCGCTGCGCAACGTTTCGGGCTCGGCGTAGGCGGTGAGAACGCGCTGCCACTGCGCGGACGACATCTCTGCTGCGCTCAAACGAAGCTCCCCGATCGTGGCGACCGAGGCGATGGGGACGCAGCGGGCGCGAACGGCGCATGGGTAGAACGCCGACCGGAGCGAGGCGACGGCGCGCGCGGCTTTTCACAAAGAAGGCACAAAGCGCGCCGGACCTAGGGGCGAGCGAAGCCAAGCTATGGGGTCGCAGGCTTCGGCGGCGACTTGCGCGCCACCCAGGCCTCGACGGCCTTGCGGCAATCGTCGAGATCGCGCTGCGTGAGCTGCGTCTCCACGACGATCAGCGCCCGCCGCGCGCTCGGATGACCCGAGCGCGTCGCGATCTCGAGCCAGCGGCACGCCTCGACGGGATCGCGCAGGGCACCCTTCGCCTCCGCGTGCAGCGTGCCGATCGCGTACTGCGCGTCCGCACTGCCAGCCTCCGCCGCCCGCCGGTACCAGGCGAGCGCCTCGTAGTCGTCCTCGCGCGTTCCGATGCCCATGTCGTGGCGGAAGCCCACTTGGTACTGGTCGATCACGCTGCTCTGCTCGGCGGCCGCGCGATACCAGCGCAGCGCCTCGGCTGCGTCCGCGGCGACGCCAACGCCGCCATCGAGCCGCTGCGCGATCGCCGACTGCGCCTCGACGTCGCCCTGCTTCGCCGCCTCGAGGTAAAGCCGCGACGCCTCGGCGTCGTCTTTCGCGACACCGCGGCCCTGGGCATACATGCTCGCTAGCTGACGCTGCGCCGACTTGTGGCCGAGATCCGCCGCGACCTTCAGCCAGCGCGTGGCGTCACTCGCGCTCGCAGGACTACCGACGCCGAAGTCGACGAGCACACCGAGCCGGTACGCCGACTCCGCATGCCCCCTTCTCCGCCGCCGTGCGGTACCAGCGCTGTGCCTCCGCGTGATTCACCCAGGTCCCCTGGCCCGTCTGATACATCTGCCCGACGACCGACATCGACTCGACATCGCCCGCCTTCGCGCGCTTCAGGCTCTCCGCGAACGCCGCCTCGAAGCCCTGCTGCTGCCTCTCCGCCGTCCGCTCCAGCTCCGCCACCGGATTCGCCGGCACGCAAGCGAGCGCGACCAGCGCGGCCATTAACAACGCGAGGTAGGCGCGCATCGAGTACCCCCGAGAGACGAGACGCAGTCTCGCAAGCCAACGCACTCCTTGGAAGCTCCCCGAACTCTCGAAAGCGCCGGAACGCCCTCGAAGTCGAACGCACCTCCAAAGCGTGTCGGCCGAGGCCGCAAGCGAAGCGCGCAGCAAAGGCCGAGTCTTCGAGGCCGATGCGAAGTAAACAAGGAAAGGGCGACCTGCTCGGTCGCCTTGACCTGCACCCTAAGCGCGCGGCACCCAGAGCAACGCGACGCCATCCACGCTGAGGTCGCCCTTTCGCGGCGCGACCGTGATCTCGCTGATCTCGAGCGCCTCGACGCCGCCCGCGGTGCGGAGCGCGTCGACCTCGGCGTTGAACGCGGCTTCGAGCTCCTTCAGCTGCGCCGCGATCGCCTCGGCGCCCTCCTCCGCGCGCGCGATGTCTTCCTTCTGGCGCGCGGCGCGGCCCACGCTCTTCGCGACGCTCGCGGCGCGCCCGACGTTCGTGGCGCTTGCGAGCTTGCGCCCGAACAGCGCGCCGAGCACCGACGCGCCCATCGAGACCGCGGTCTCGAGCTTCTTGCTCGAGTACTCGTCCTTCTCGCGCTCGGCTCGCTCCTCGGCGCGGCGCAGGCGCTCCTGCAGCTGCGCGAGCTTCGGCGCCCACTTCTGGCGCAGCTTCTCCAGCTCGAGGTCGCGGCTCTCGTGGAGCTTGTCGCGCAGTCGCGCACGGAAGTCCCCGAGTGATTCGCCGGGGTTCGATGTCGCCTTCAGGGCTCTGCACTCGTAAATCGTGAGCGGGCGCGCCTGGAACAGCTTCGACTCGAGCATCTTCGCCCAGCGCGCGTAGCTCGCAGGCCGCTCGGCGAGCGCGGGCAGCGGCGCAAACGACGCGCCGGGCGCTGGCCCCGCTGCGAGCGCGGGCTTGCCGGGCAGCTCCGTGAGCGCCTCCCACGGCGCATCCGCGCTGGCTTCGTCGAGGCGCGAGCTCAGCGCGAGGCTCTGCCACGTATCGAGCTTTGCGGCGGCGTTCACGTAGTGCGCGCTAGCGGTGGCGAACAGGTGCGGCTCGTACGCGAGCGCGCCGCCCGTGCCCGTGGCCGGCGCTGCGGCGAAGCGCTCCTCGATGCCCGTGGGCAACGTGGGGCGCGCTGCGGGCGCCTCCGCGGCAGGAGCCGGAGGCGCGCTCGGCGCGGCCGTAACAACTCCGGGCGCGGCGCTCGGCGCGGGTGTGCTGGGCGCCGTGAGCTTGCGGATCTGCTCGCGCGTGAGCGGCCCGCGCAGGTACGAGAGCGCCCAGCGCGACTCGAACAGCGTCGGCGCGTCGTCGTGCACGTTGTGCATCAGGAACTTGCGATTGCCGAGGCCGGCGAGCACTCGCTCCATCGCACCGCGATCGAACGCCTTGCCGGTCGCGGTGCTCGCGCCTTCGAGGCCTTCGAGCACGCGCAGCTTGTCGCGCTCCGTCTGCAGGCGGCCGAGGAACCACGTGCCGGTGTTGGCGAGGCCCTTGTAGTCGAGGTCGACGGGGTTCTGCGTCGCGAGCATCACGCCCACGCCGTAGGCGCGCGCCTGCTTCAGCAGCGTGAGCATCGGCTGCTTCGACGGCGGATTCGCCGTGGGCGGGAAGTAGCCGAAGATCTCGTCCATGTAGAGCAGCGCGCGCAGCGACTGCGTGCCCGGCTGTGCGCGCATCCACGCGATCAGCTCGGAGAGCAGCAGCGTGACGAAGAACATGCGCTCCCCGTCGCTGAGGTGCGCGATCGAGAGCACGCTGAGGCGGGGCTTGCCCTCGGGCGTGTAGAGCAGGCGCGCGATGTCGAGCGGCTCGCCCTCGAGCCACGCGCCGAAGCTCGGCGAGGCGAGCAGGTTGTTGAGGTTCATCGCGAGCGCCATGCGCTCTTTGGCGGGATAGAACGACTCGAGGTCGAACACGCCGACGCGCTCGAACGGCGGCTGCTGAATCGCGCGAATCAGGCTCGCGAGGTCGAGGTTCTCGCCCTTCGACCACGCGGCGTTCACCACGTTCTGCAGCAGGATCGACTCGCGGCTCTGAATCGGATCCGCGTCGACCCCGAGCAACGCGAGCAAGCTCGCCACCGCGGCCTGAAGGCGCTCGCGCACGGCCTCGGCGTCGCTCGCGAGCGCGGGCGGCGGCGCGTCGAACGAGCGGAGCAGGCGCAGCGGGCGGCCCGCGGTGGAACCGGGCGTGTAGATCGCGACGTCGGCGGCGCTGCGGAACGCGCCGATGCGCTCGGGCGCCTGCCCCCAATCCGCGAGCCCTTTGCGCCAGCGATCGGCGACGGTCTTCGCGTAGTCCGCCGGCGTCGCACCCGCGCGCGCAGCCTCGGCGGGGTCGATCCACGGCGCGAAGTCCTCCGCGCGCAGCTGCGGGAACGTGAGCAGCAGGTTCCCGAGATCGCCCTTCGGGTCGATCGCGAGCGCGGGGATGCCGTCGATCGCGGCCTCTTCGAGCAGCGCGAGGCAGAGGCCGGTCTTGCCGCTGCCCGTCATGCCCACGCACACGCCGTGCGTAGTGAGGTCCTTCGCGTCGTAGAGCAGCGGCGCGTCGCTGGGCGCACCGTCCGCACCGATCACGCGGCCGAGGTAGAAGGAGCCGAGCTTCTCGTAGTCGTCTGCGCGCAGCATCGCGGGATTACATCGCGCGCGTGGCGGCGGCGGCAACCCAAATCGTGTCGCGAGGGACTCGCGATTCGGCCCCGCCTTGGTTTTCGCGCGCGGCTGAACTACCCAACTCCGTTCTTCTGACGCGGAGCTGACGTGCCCGATCGCATCGTGCAGGAGGAGCTGGAGCTGCTCGCGCGGGTTCGCGAGACGCTCGGCGCGAACGCCGAGCCGCCGCCGCCCAACGAGTCCGGGCTCGTGCAGGACCTGCACGGCATCCGCGATCAGCTGCTCGAAGGTGCGCCCGACCTCTACGACCAGACGCAGCTGACGCAGCGCTTCCACGTGCAGAGCTCGGTGCTCGATCAAATCCGCAAGTCGCGCGGCGCGCCGCGCGTCGACGGCGCGTCGCCGTACTTCGCGCACCTGCGCCTCCGCGAAGGCGGGCGCGTGCGCGATCTCTGCATCGGTAAGGCGACGCGCCTCGACCACGGCCTCCGCATCGTCGACTGGCGCAACGCGCCGATCGCGCAGCTCTTCTACCGCTACCAGCAGGGCGACGAGTACGAGGAGGAGATCAGCGGGCGCGTGCAGGCCGGCCACGTCGAGGCGCGGCGCACGGTGACGATTCGCGCGGGTGCGCTCGAGCGCGTCGAGTCGCCCGAGGGCGTGTTCGTGCAGGACGCGAGCGTGGACGAGGGCTGGCGCGTGTCGGCGAAGACGCTGCCGCGCCTCGCGGGCGGCGAAGGCGCGGCGCTGCGCGTGCAGGAAGGCGAAGGCGGCGCGCGGCGGCTCGGCACCGACCCGAGCGGGCGCGCGCTGCGAGCGGACAAGCGCCTGCCGGACATCGCGGGCCTGATCGATCCCGCGCAGTTCGACCTGATCACGCGCCCGAGCGCGGGCCTCGTCGTGATCCGCGGCGCTGCGGGCTCGGGCAAGACGACCGTTGCGCTCCACCGCATCGCGTACCTCGCCTACGACGACGCGCGCATCGACTCGAACGAGACGCTCTTCGTCGTGTTCTCGCAGGGCCTGCGCGACTACGTGAGCCACGTGCTGCCCGCGCTCGGCGTCGCGCGGGTCGCCGT includes the following:
- a CDS encoding M61 family metallopeptidase, with amino-acid sequence MIAFLFAAFLTTLGAASAEPIRLTVDLREAPQRILRARETIPVTSGPLALRYAKWLPGEHSPSGPVVDMAGLRITAGKQALAWQRDSVDLHLFRVTVPAGVTRIDVALDYLAPSRGDGFTNAPSTSAKLAMLAWNTVLLYPDGERPAALQLEPQIEPPAGWEAATALRITEKRGHRVKYAPVSLETLVDSPLLAGAHYRPIPLAAPAGAPEHVLHLMADSEAALALKPETLAALARLVPETHALFGAHHYRRYDFLLALSDHVAHFGLEHHESSDNRLPERTFLEEASTLSGAWLLPHEFVHSWNAKYRRPAGLAARDFTTPMEGDLLWVYEGLTSYWAEVLAARAGLVTPEQERDSLAWIAAGLAYTKGREWRPLVDTAREVQHLFGARWEGSSWRRGVDFYSEGALVWLEADALIRAQTSGAKSLDDFARAFFGGATSGGPEVKPYTRAELVAALNEVAPRDWEAFFAQRIDGLRPGAPLEGIEAAGWKLVYSEEPNALGEACAAESEGALNLLDSLGAYLSGEAKVADLVPGSPLARAGIGVGAEVVAVNSRAFNADVLADAMAAAKESGAPIELLVKNADFFTTHEVDYRGGARHPHLVRDEAKPDLLSSILAPRTWSAEEKAGSQAKE
- a CDS encoding fatty acid desaturase, yielding MSAAEMSSAQWQRVLTAYAEPETLRSAAQLAGNLAAFFALFVAMWQLADTSRWASLVLAIPAAGFALRLFSIQHDCGHGAFFHSRAANDWTGRALSVISLVPYAYWRSAHATHHATIGRLDKRGIGEIDVFTAREFSEMSWLGRLAYRVYRHPLGLLGVGPSWQFYLRFRLPFNLPEPAREARLSILGMNAALLALGLAIHATLGFGEFLWIYLPTMTLAAAAGVALFYVHHNFENGYWAEPPDWRHRDASLLGSSYLALPRLLEWFTGHTGIHHVHHLCPRIPNYRLRACIEAHPELAELNRLALGEAIRCFRLGLWDEVAGKLVSFRDVKALARARME
- a CDS encoding sel1 repeat family protein, producing the protein MLVDFGVGSPASASDATRWLKVAADLGHKSAQRQLASMYAQGRGVAKDDAEASRLYLEAAKQGDVEAQSAIAQRLDGGVGVAADAAEALRWYRAAAEQSSVIDQYQVGFRHDMGIGTREDDYEALAWYRRAAEAGSADAQYAIGTLHAEAKGALRDPVEACRWLEIATRSGHPSARRALIVVETQLTQRDLDDCRKAVEAWVARKSPPKPATP
- a CDS encoding sel1 repeat family protein, producing the protein MRAYLALLMAALVALACVPANPVAELERTAERQQQGFEAAFAESLKRAKAGDVESMSVVGQMYQTGQGTWVNHAEAQRWYRTAAEKGACGVGVPARCARRLRRR
- a CDS encoding ATP-binding protein produces the protein MLRADDYEKLGSFYLGRVIGADGAPSDAPLLYDAKDLTTHGVCVGMTGSGKTGLCLALLEEAAIDGIPALAIDPKGDLGNLLLTFPQLRAEDFAPWIDPAEAARAGATPADYAKTVADRWRKGLADWGQAPERIGAFRSAADVAIYTPGSTAGRPLRLLRSFDAPPPALASDAEAVRERLQAAVASLLALLGVDADPIQSRESILLQNVVNAAWSKGENLDLASLIRAIQQPPFERVGVFDLESFYPAKERMALAMNLNNLLASPSFGAWLEGEPLDIARLLYTPEGKPRLSVLSIAHLSDGERMFFVTLLLSELIAWMRAQPGTQSLRALLYMDEIFGYFPPTANPPSKQPMLTLLKQARAYGVGVMLATQNPVDLDYKGLANTGTWFLGRLQTERDKLRVLEGLEGASTATGKAFDRGAMERVLAGLGNRKFLMHNVHDDAPTLFESRWALSYLRGPLTREQIRKLTAPSTPAPSAAPGVVTAAPSAPPAPAAEAPAARPTLPTGIEERFAAAPATGTGGALAYEPHLFATASAHYVNAAAKLDTWQSLALSSRLDEASADAPWEALTELPGKPALAAGPAPGASFAPLPALAERPASYARWAKMLESKLFQARPLTIYECRALKATSNPGESLGDFRARLRDKLHESRDLELEKLRQKWAPKLAQLQERLRRAEERAEREKDEYSSKKLETAVSMGASVLGALFGRKLASATNVGRAASVAKSVGRAARQKEDIARAEEGAEAIAAQLKELEAAFNAEVDALRTAGGVEALEISEITVAPRKGDLSVDGVALLWVPRA